The following proteins come from a genomic window of Sphaerisporangium rubeum:
- a CDS encoding helix-turn-helix domain-containing protein gives MSVHQQPIADALTQVGPRLQTLRKQRGITLTALAAATGISKSTLSRLETGLRRPSLELLLPLAQVYQVPLDDLVGAPEVGDPRIRLKPRQINGRTVLPLTRPGGIQAWKIVIPRSQSTPRPRAHDGFEWLYVLSGRMRLVLGEQDLVLGVGEAAQFDTQVPHWFGSTGEGPAEVLSIFDRPGERMLLRATDGRPSTDLETR, from the coding sequence ATGAGCGTCCATCAGCAGCCCATCGCCGACGCGCTCACCCAGGTGGGGCCGCGGCTGCAGACGCTGCGCAAGCAGCGCGGCATCACCCTCACCGCGCTCGCCGCGGCGACCGGCATCTCCAAGAGCACCCTGTCGAGGCTGGAGACCGGCCTGCGCCGGCCCAGTCTCGAACTGCTCCTGCCGCTGGCGCAGGTCTACCAGGTCCCTTTGGACGACCTGGTCGGCGCACCGGAGGTCGGCGATCCACGCATCCGGCTCAAACCCCGGCAGATCAACGGCCGCACGGTCCTGCCGCTGACCCGGCCCGGCGGTATCCAGGCATGGAAGATCGTCATCCCGCGGTCGCAGTCCACCCCGCGTCCGCGCGCACACGACGGCTTCGAATGGCTCTACGTGTTGTCCGGACGGATGCGGCTGGTCCTCGGCGAGCAGGACCTGGTGCTCGGCGTCGGCGAGGCCGCGCAGTTCGACACCCAGGTGCCGCACTGGTTCGGGAGCACCGGTGAGGGTCCGGCGGAGGTGCTCAGCATCTTCGACCGTCCAGGCGAGCGCATGCTGCTCCGCGCGACGGATGGACGTCCTTCGACCGACCTGGAGACCAGATAG
- a CDS encoding NYN domain-containing protein, with translation MSTPVTALHEFRTRTSRSSRRSRQVEHKESLRRGRAMHLIDIENLVGSTRPTTCEVEEIMVVYETLVPIGARDQYVVAVNHNALLAAGIAFRGVRLLARSGPDGADRALVEAAYDDRIDRRFERVVIGSGDGYFTGLAAWLGEAGRQVTVVSRAKSLSRHLAAAVPDVIRLEPPAPHAA, from the coding sequence GTGAGCACCCCCGTCACGGCTCTGCACGAGTTCCGCACGCGGACATCGCGGAGCAGCCGCCGTTCACGTCAGGTGGAGCACAAGGAGTCGCTGCGGCGCGGCCGGGCCATGCATCTGATCGACATCGAGAACCTCGTGGGATCGACGCGGCCCACGACGTGTGAGGTCGAGGAGATCATGGTGGTCTACGAGACGCTCGTCCCCATAGGAGCGAGGGACCAGTACGTCGTGGCGGTGAACCACAACGCGCTCCTGGCGGCCGGGATCGCGTTCCGCGGGGTGCGACTGCTCGCGCGGTCCGGGCCGGACGGCGCCGATCGCGCGCTGGTCGAGGCGGCGTACGACGACCGGATCGACCGGCGGTTCGAGCGGGTGGTGATCGGGTCGGGCGACGGGTACTTCACCGGACTCGCCGCGTGGCTCGGAGAGGCCGGCCGGCAGGTGACGGTGGTCTCTCGGGCCAAGTCGCTGAGCCGGCATCTCGCGGCCGCGGTGCCGGACGTCATCCGGCTGGAACCGCCGGCGCCGCACGCCGCCTGA
- a CDS encoding N-6 DNA methylase, with protein MAGVGRAAVSNWRRRYEDFPEPVGGTATSPAFSLRAVERWLLRQGKVEELPLRERVWQQVRMAGDDPRLGDVVAEATELLRGQGKPRSVPRRAWGLMREFAQEAGAAEVVRFLLERFADVQSRRLGETPGEVAGFMVRLAVPGPGTPMEPGSGTPMESGSMTLMDPACGLGGLLAAAGGVGRVYGQEQEEALARLARARLELAGVDGEVRTGDSLREDAWAGVRVDAVVCHPPFNERNWGYEELASDPRWEYGLPPKSESELAWVQHALAKLRPGGLAVVLMPEVAANRRSGRRIRRNLLRRGAVQAVIGLPPGMAPGTGLPVHVWVLRRPERDDRTPSSVLMAVAGPATFDAVVRRWREFQGDPDAVADVPGESRAVPIIDLVDEDVDISPARHVGAAGPEGGDYAGVRAAFLSRLDRLASLVPDVPPGQARDLPAVPLAELERTGALAVHQSGRYDVDGEGEPVLEAAQVFGGGPAVGRARPEGRTVIVRGDVVVATRDREVATRVAEESGSLLGPRLTLLRPDPERLDPYFLAGFLRGVPVSAGGTQSGVTRFDARRAQVPRLPIEEQRRYGEAWRALSAFEDELRDAAAQGLLVAESVALGLASGTLGPP; from the coding sequence ATGGCGGGGGTGGGACGGGCCGCGGTGAGCAACTGGCGGCGGCGGTACGAGGATTTTCCCGAGCCGGTGGGAGGGACGGCGACCAGCCCGGCGTTCTCGCTGCGTGCGGTGGAGCGGTGGTTGCTGCGGCAGGGGAAGGTCGAGGAGCTGCCGTTGCGTGAGCGGGTGTGGCAGCAGGTCAGGATGGCGGGGGACGATCCGCGGCTCGGGGATGTGGTGGCGGAGGCCACCGAGTTGCTGCGGGGTCAGGGGAAGCCGCGGTCGGTGCCGCGGCGGGCCTGGGGGCTGATGCGGGAGTTCGCGCAGGAGGCCGGTGCGGCGGAGGTGGTGCGGTTCCTGCTGGAGCGGTTCGCCGACGTGCAGTCGCGGCGGCTCGGGGAGACACCGGGTGAGGTGGCGGGGTTCATGGTGCGGCTGGCGGTTCCGGGGCCGGGGACACCCATGGAGCCGGGGTCAGGGACGCCGATGGAGTCGGGGTCGATGACGTTGATGGATCCGGCGTGCGGGCTGGGGGGTTTGCTGGCGGCGGCCGGTGGGGTGGGGCGGGTTTATGGACAGGAGCAGGAGGAGGCGCTGGCTCGGCTGGCGCGTGCTCGGCTGGAGCTGGCGGGGGTTGATGGGGAGGTACGCACCGGGGACTCGCTGCGGGAGGACGCCTGGGCCGGGGTGAGGGTGGACGCGGTGGTGTGTCATCCGCCGTTCAACGAGCGCAACTGGGGGTACGAGGAGCTGGCGAGCGATCCGCGCTGGGAGTACGGGTTGCCGCCGAAGTCGGAGTCGGAGCTGGCCTGGGTGCAGCATGCGCTGGCGAAGCTGCGGCCGGGGGGGCTCGCGGTGGTGCTGATGCCTGAGGTGGCGGCGAACCGGCGGTCGGGCCGCAGGATACGGCGCAATCTGCTGCGGCGTGGCGCGGTGCAGGCGGTGATCGGGTTGCCGCCGGGGATGGCGCCGGGGACGGGGCTGCCGGTTCATGTGTGGGTGCTGCGCAGGCCGGAGCGGGACGACCGCACGCCGTCCAGTGTGCTGATGGCGGTCGCCGGGCCGGCGACGTTCGACGCGGTCGTGCGGCGGTGGCGCGAGTTCCAGGGTGATCCGGACGCGGTGGCGGACGTGCCGGGTGAGAGCCGCGCGGTGCCGATCATCGATCTGGTCGACGAGGATGTCGACATCAGTCCGGCGCGGCACGTGGGGGCCGCGGGGCCGGAGGGGGGTGACTACGCCGGGGTGCGCGCGGCGTTCCTGAGCAGGCTCGACCGCCTGGCCTCGCTGGTGCCGGACGTGCCGCCTGGTCAGGCCCGCGATCTGCCGGCGGTGCCGCTGGCGGAGCTGGAGCGCACCGGCGCGCTGGCCGTGCACCAGTCCGGCCGGTACGACGTGGACGGCGAGGGTGAGCCGGTCCTGGAGGCCGCGCAGGTGTTCGGCGGCGGGCCCGCCGTGGGCCGCGCGCGGCCGGAGGGCCGTACGGTGATCGTGCGGGGGGACGTGGTGGTCGCGACCCGGGACCGCGAGGTCGCGACCCGGGTGGCCGAGGAGTCCGGGTCGCTGCTCGGGCCTCGGCTCACGTTGCTGCGGCCCGATCCCGAGCGCCTGGACCCGTACTTCCTGGCCGGGTTCCTGCGGGGTGTGCCGGTGAGCGCCGGCGGCACACAGTCGGGGGTGACGCGGTTCGACGCGCGGCGCGCGCAGGTGCCGCGCCTGCCGATCGAGGAGCAGCGCCGGTACGGCGAGGCGTGGCGCGCGCTTTCGGCGTTCGAGGACGAACTGCGGGACGCGGCGGCTCAGGGGCTGCTCGTGGCGGAGTCGGTGGCGCTCGGGCTGGCCTCCGGCACGCTCGGCCCTCCCTGA